CCCGCACCTTTCATGCGATGGCAGGGCATGCAATTTTTTATGAATACCTTTTGCCCACGCCGCTCGACTGCAGCGTCCGCGAGTGCAGGATCGACAGCCAACTGAGGCCAACGGCGTACCGGATCTTCGACTCCCGTCAGCCCGACGAGCGCGAACGGCCACTGTTCAGTGCCGATGTTGGAGCGCTCCGGGTGCTCCCAGATGAGGTAGAACGGTCCGGCGCTCATGTCCCTGCCGGGTAGGTTCGGCCAAGGCGCGTCCGGATCCTCGACTGCTACCCAGGCTACCGCCCCGCCCGACGCCCCCTTAGCCACAAGCGGCATCGGTATCTGCGACACAAACCCATCGCTCGCCCGAGCTTCGATGGTATCGAAACCGGAGCTGGAGGCTTCTATCAATCCGAGCAGCGGCACCGCGCGGTAGGTCATGGCGCGGTGGTACGACACGTCGTC
This portion of the Hyphomicrobiaceae bacterium genome encodes:
- a CDS encoding cytochrome c; the encoded protein is MCIRLLILLVVWGFDVSSASAAERVLTLSFGGEARRITAPELLARADATTLSLPDDVSYHRAMTYRAVPLLGLIEASSSGFDTIEARASDGFVSQIPMPLVAKGASGGAVAWVAVEDPDAPWPNLPGRDMSAGPFYLIWEHPERSNIGTEQWPFALVGLTGVEDPVRRWPQLAVDPALADAAVERRGQKVFIKNCMPCHRMKGAGEGDMGPDLGQPMNVTSYMTRSGIRAVIRDPKAVRTWPNQQMVGFDAASLPDAEVDALIAFLSHMAK